The following proteins are encoded in a genomic region of Apodemus sylvaticus chromosome 21, mApoSyl1.1, whole genome shotgun sequence:
- the Trir gene encoding telomerase RNA component interacting RNase isoform X1 — translation MAARGRRAEPPGREAPGPAGSGRSRWAESGPGTSPESGDDEVSGSSPVSSGVNLFANDGSFLELFKRKMEEEQRQRQEEPPPGPQRPDPSASAAAGPGNPKRKGGPGPTLSFVGKRRGGNKLALKTGIVAKKQKTEDEVLTSKGDAWAKYMAEVKKYKAHQCGDDDKTRPLVK, via the exons ATGGCTGCCCGAGGGAGACGGGCGGAGCCTCCGGGTCGGGAGGCGCCCGGCCCGGCGGGCAGCGGCAGGAGCCGATGGGCTGAGTCGGGGCCGGGAACGTCACCCGAGAGTGGGGACGACGAGGTTTCGGGCTCAAGTCCGGTGTCCAGCGGTGTGAACTTGTTTGCCAACGATGGCAGCTTCCTGGAGCTGTTCAAgcggaagatggaggaggagcagcggcagcggcaggaGGAGCCACCCCCGGGCCCGCAGCGACCCGATCCATCGGCCTCCGCCGCGGCGGGCCCAGGGAATCCGAAGAGGAAGGGCGGCCCAGGCCCCACGCTCAGCTTC GTGGGCAAGCGCAGAGGCGGGAACAAACTAGCCCTCAAGACGGGAATAGTAGCCAAGAAGCAGAAGACGGAGGATGAG GTATTAACAAGTAAAGGTGACGCATGGGCCAAGTACATGGCAGAAGTGAAAAAGTACAAAGCCCACCAGTGCGGTGACGATGATAAAACTCGGCCCCTGGTGAAATGA
- the Trir gene encoding telomerase RNA component interacting RNase isoform X3 — MAARGRRAEPPGREAPGPAGSGRSRWAESGPGTSPESGDDEVSGSSPVSSGVNLFANDGSFLELFKRKMEEEQRQRQEEPPPGPQRPDPSASAAAGPGNPKRKGGGQAQRREQTSPQDGNSSQEAEDGG; from the exons ATGGCTGCCCGAGGGAGACGGGCGGAGCCTCCGGGTCGGGAGGCGCCCGGCCCGGCGGGCAGCGGCAGGAGCCGATGGGCTGAGTCGGGGCCGGGAACGTCACCCGAGAGTGGGGACGACGAGGTTTCGGGCTCAAGTCCGGTGTCCAGCGGTGTGAACTTGTTTGCCAACGATGGCAGCTTCCTGGAGCTGTTCAAgcggaagatggaggaggagcagcggcagcggcaggaGGAGCCACCCCCGGGCCCGCAGCGACCCGATCCATCGGCCTCCGCCGCGGCGGGCCCAGGGAATCCGAAGAGGAAGGGCG GTGGGCAAGCGCAGAGGCGGGAACAAACTAGCCCTCAAGACGGGAATAGTAGCCAAGAAGCAGAAGACGGAGGATGA
- the Trir gene encoding telomerase RNA component interacting RNase isoform X2 — MAARGRRAEPPGREAPGPAGSGRSRWAESGPGTSPESGDDEVSGSSPVSSGVNLFANDGSFLELFKRKMEEEQRQRQEEPPPGPQRPDPSASAAAGPGNPKRKGGPGPTLSFVGRLEELGEASIGRCSGPQHRQGRARLL; from the exons ATGGCTGCCCGAGGGAGACGGGCGGAGCCTCCGGGTCGGGAGGCGCCCGGCCCGGCGGGCAGCGGCAGGAGCCGATGGGCTGAGTCGGGGCCGGGAACGTCACCCGAGAGTGGGGACGACGAGGTTTCGGGCTCAAGTCCGGTGTCCAGCGGTGTGAACTTGTTTGCCAACGATGGCAGCTTCCTGGAGCTGTTCAAgcggaagatggaggaggagcagcggcagcggcaggaGGAGCCACCCCCGGGCCCGCAGCGACCCGATCCATCGGCCTCCGCCGCGGCGGGCCCAGGGAATCCGAAGAGGAAGGGCGGCCCAGGCCCCACGCTCAGCTTC GTCGGCCGGCTGGAGGAGCTGGGCGAGGCGTCGATAGGAAGGTGTAGTGGGCCTCAGCACCGCCAAGGGCGGGCCCGGCTCCTGTAA